One part of the Chryseobacterium sp. 7 genome encodes these proteins:
- a CDS encoding DUF5715 family protein gives MRKYFCVVFVPFIYSLHYSQAAKKAFPCYDLSTVLKVEATPLYKPHLDASKSFGIQLLKDSKTVQKYISNGKFHKIKKSGKGYQVQRLDYSRAYMVSKAKTTLEKIGSKFSKDTKGGTFTVSSITRTLEDQCRLRRVNSNASLGISSHNYGNSFDISYIRFNNVLKYNPKMEIALEKVLKHYQNAGRIYFIKERQQSCYHITVKNY, from the coding sequence ATGAGAAAGTATTTTTGTGTGGTCTTTGTACCTTTTATTTATAGTTTACATTATTCGCAGGCAGCCAAAAAAGCTTTTCCCTGCTATGATCTTTCTACTGTATTGAAGGTTGAAGCTACACCGCTTTACAAACCTCACCTTGATGCCTCCAAAAGTTTCGGAATACAGCTCCTTAAAGATTCCAAGACCGTACAGAAATATATCAGTAACGGAAAATTCCACAAAATAAAAAAATCAGGAAAAGGATACCAGGTTCAGAGGCTGGATTACAGCAGGGCTTATATGGTATCCAAAGCAAAAACTACCCTGGAGAAAATAGGTTCCAAATTCAGTAAAGACACAAAAGGAGGTACATTCACCGTTTCCTCCATTACCCGAACTCTTGAAGACCAATGCAGGCTGAGGAGAGTCAATTCAAATGCATCATTAGGGATTAGTTCTCATAATTATGGGAACTCTTTTGATATTTCTTATATAAGATTCAACAACGTTCTGAAGTACAACCCGAAGATGGAAATAGCCTTGGAGAAAGTTTTAAAGCATTATCAGAATGCCGGTAGAATATATTTCATTAAAGAAAGGCAACAGAGCTGTTATCATATTACAGTGAAAAATTATTAA
- the aqpZ gene encoding aquaporin Z: MKKLFAEFFGTFWLVFGGCGSAVFAAGVPDIGIGLLGVALAFGLTVLTMAYAVGHISGGHFNPAVSFGLLAGGRFPAKDLIPYIVAQCLGAIVAAGCLYTILNGAGAVEFSKPGDFATNFYGEAVYNGKAFSMGAAFLAEFLLTAFFLIVIMGATDKWANGKFAGLAIGLALTLIHLISIPITNTSVNPARSLSQAVFVGGTAMSQLWLFWVAPILGGVVGGLIYKFLLQRDTAEIAD; the protein is encoded by the coding sequence ATAAAAAAACTTTTCGCTGAATTTTTCGGCACATTTTGGCTTGTTTTCGGAGGGTGTGGAAGCGCTGTTTTCGCAGCTGGTGTTCCAGATATCGGCATCGGACTTTTAGGAGTTGCTTTAGCCTTCGGTCTTACGGTTCTTACTATGGCTTATGCTGTAGGACACATCTCAGGAGGGCACTTTAACCCTGCCGTTTCTTTCGGGCTTTTGGCTGGAGGGAGATTTCCTGCAAAAGACCTTATCCCTTACATTGTAGCTCAGTGTCTGGGAGCAATTGTAGCAGCAGGATGCCTGTATACAATCCTTAACGGAGCGGGAGCGGTAGAATTCTCCAAACCCGGAGATTTTGCCACCAACTTCTACGGTGAAGCTGTGTATAACGGAAAAGCATTCAGCATGGGAGCAGCATTCCTGGCTGAGTTTTTATTAACTGCTTTCTTCCTTATCGTAATCATGGGAGCTACAGACAAATGGGCGAACGGTAAATTTGCCGGTCTTGCTATTGGTCTTGCTCTTACGTTGATTCACCTGATCTCTATTCCCATCACAAACACTTCTGTAAACCCTGCGAGATCACTTTCTCAAGCGGTATTTGTGGGAGGAACTGCGATGTCTCAACTTTGGCTGTTCTGGGTAGCACCAATTTTAGGAGGAGTTGTAGGAGGATTAATCTACAAATTCTTACTTCAGAGAGATACTGCAGAAATTGCAGATTAA
- a CDS encoding acyl transferase → MKLENIFNIQTEQDFLNASLKTFRYQYENVEIYRKFVDFLKVNPDEVDSLVKIPFLPIEMFKNHQILDKNVTTDLFFQSSGTTQMNLSKHFIADPKLYEESIYKSFEQFIGKPEDFIFLGLLPSYLEKQNSSLIYMVDYLMKKSARPENGYFLYNHSELFDLLNNLQGKKVILFGVSFALLDFLDYCHAEQSEESQNFPENLIVIETGGMKGRKEEMTKDELLKILQDGLKTDKIYSEYSMTELLSQAYSLGNNEYECPNWMRIMVRNAEDPLSYEKEGRTGAVNIIDLANTHSCSFIATQDLGKIVGDKFQVLGRIDHSDIRGCSLLVS, encoded by the coding sequence ATGAAATTAGAAAACATATTCAACATACAGACTGAACAGGATTTCCTGAACGCATCATTGAAAACATTTCGTTATCAGTATGAAAATGTTGAAATATACAGGAAGTTTGTTGACTTTCTGAAAGTGAATCCTGATGAGGTAGACAGTTTAGTGAAAATTCCGTTTCTGCCTATTGAAATGTTTAAAAATCATCAGATTCTTGATAAAAATGTGACAACAGATTTGTTTTTTCAAAGTTCAGGAACCACTCAGATGAATCTTTCAAAACATTTTATTGCAGATCCAAAGCTGTATGAAGAAAGTATTTATAAAAGTTTTGAACAGTTCATCGGAAAACCGGAAGATTTTATTTTTCTGGGCTTACTTCCAAGCTATCTGGAAAAACAGAATTCATCCCTGATTTATATGGTAGACTATCTGATGAAAAAATCTGCCAGGCCGGAAAACGGATATTTTCTTTACAACCATTCTGAACTTTTTGATTTATTGAACAATCTGCAGGGCAAAAAAGTTATTCTTTTCGGAGTTTCCTTTGCCTTATTAGATTTTCTGGATTACTGCCATGCTGAACAAAGTGAAGAATCTCAAAATTTCCCCGAAAATTTAATCGTAATTGAAACCGGAGGAATGAAAGGACGAAAAGAAGAAATGACCAAAGACGAGTTATTGAAAATTTTGCAGGACGGTCTTAAAACAGATAAGATCTATTCAGAATATTCTATGACGGAATTGCTTTCGCAGGCTTATTCTCTTGGAAATAATGAATATGAATGTCCCAACTGGATGAGAATCATGGTCAGGAATGCAGAAGATCCCTTAAGCTATGAAAAAGAAGGAAGAACAGGTGCTGTTAACATCATTGATCTGGCCAATACCCATTCCTGCTCATTTATTGCGACACAGGATTTAGGGAAAATTGTGGGAGATAAATTTCAGGTATTGGGAAGAATAGACCATTCGGATATCAGGGGTTGCAGCCTGCTGGTAAGTTAG
- a CDS encoding UDP-2,3-diacylglucosamine diphosphatase: MLKTTINLEPGKKVYFASDQHFGAPTPKESKVREERFICWMDEIKEDAQVLFLMGDLFDFWHEWKHVIPKGYVRVLGKIAELKDRGIHIYFFVGNHDLWMKDYLEEEIGCTVFYQKQYFEMGGKQFLLAHGDGLGPGDKGYKRMKKLFTNPVAQWFFKWLHPDIAMKVALYLSQKNKMISGEEDKAFLGEDKEFLIIYSKEKLKTQKIDYFIYGHRHLPMVLDLEQNAKYINLGDWISYFTYGVFEKDFELKAFEK, translated from the coding sequence GTGTTAAAAACAACAATTAATTTAGAACCTGGAAAAAAAGTATATTTCGCTTCAGATCAGCATTTTGGTGCTCCTACACCTAAGGAAAGCAAGGTGCGTGAAGAAAGATTTATATGCTGGATGGATGAGATCAAAGAAGATGCTCAGGTTTTGTTTTTAATGGGTGATCTTTTTGACTTCTGGCATGAATGGAAGCATGTTATTCCTAAGGGATACGTTCGTGTTCTTGGAAAAATTGCAGAGCTTAAAGACAGAGGAATTCATATCTATTTCTTTGTCGGAAACCATGATTTATGGATGAAAGACTATCTGGAAGAAGAAATTGGCTGTACTGTTTTTTATCAGAAACAATATTTCGAGATGGGAGGAAAGCAGTTTTTGCTGGCCCATGGAGACGGTTTAGGCCCCGGTGACAAAGGATATAAACGAATGAAAAAATTATTCACAAATCCTGTTGCACAGTGGTTCTTCAAATGGCTTCATCCCGATATTGCTATGAAAGTAGCTTTATATCTTTCCCAAAAAAATAAAATGATCTCCGGAGAAGAAGACAAAGCCTTTCTGGGAGAAGATAAAGAGTTTCTGATTATTTATTCCAAAGAAAAGCTGAAGACTCAGAAAATAGATTATTTTATCTACGGGCACAGACACCTTCCGATGGTGCTGGATTTGGAACAGAATGCCAAATATATCAACCTTGGAGACTGGATTTCCTATTTCACCTACGGGGTTTTTGAAAAAGATTTTGAACTGAAAGCTTTTGAAAAGTAA
- a CDS encoding 6-pyruvoyl trahydropterin synthase family protein, with protein MIRITKIFTFETAHVLYNYDGKCKNMHGHSYKLFVTVKGKPINDIENPKNGMVVDFGDIKSIVKSEIVDVWDHAVLVNALSPHKELGDDLEQKGHKVIYCSFQPTCENMLYAIAAKIKSRLPEGISLAYLKLHETENSYGEWFAEDNQ; from the coding sequence ATGATACGTATTACAAAAATTTTTACATTCGAAACCGCTCACGTGCTTTACAACTACGATGGGAAGTGTAAAAATATGCATGGACATTCCTATAAACTGTTTGTAACAGTGAAAGGGAAACCGATCAATGATATTGAAAATCCTAAAAATGGAATGGTGGTAGATTTCGGAGATATTAAAAGTATCGTAAAGTCTGAAATCGTAGATGTATGGGACCATGCGGTTCTTGTAAATGCCCTGTCTCCGCATAAAGAACTGGGTGATGATCTTGAACAGAAAGGCCATAAAGTAATCTATTGCAGCTTCCAGCCTACCTGTGAAAACATGTTGTATGCCATTGCTGCCAAAATCAAATCAAGACTTCCGGAAGGAATTTCTTTGGCTTATCTTAAACTTCATGAGACGGAAAACTCTTATGGAGAATGGTTTGCAGAAGATAATCAATAA
- a CDS encoding acyl-CoA thioesterase, whose protein sequence is MNLMYEKQIQVTEEHIDQNNHVNNVQYVYWVEEVAAEHWDLLKQKTEYANDVWMLLDHHIRYKKQVYLNDIITVRTYPMSPEGAKQPRKVEFYCNDELVVDSSTLWILFDPETKKIKRLESDWLENF, encoded by the coding sequence ATGAATTTAATGTACGAAAAACAGATCCAGGTAACGGAAGAACATATTGATCAGAATAATCACGTGAATAATGTACAATATGTGTACTGGGTGGAAGAAGTGGCAGCAGAACACTGGGATCTTTTAAAACAGAAAACAGAATATGCAAATGATGTCTGGATGCTTCTTGATCATCATATCCGGTATAAAAAACAAGTCTATCTGAATGACATCATCACGGTAAGAACCTATCCCATGTCACCTGAAGGAGCCAAACAGCCCAGAAAAGTAGAATTTTACTGCAATGATGAGCTGGTAGTAGATTCAAGCACCCTTTGGATCCTGTTTGATCCGGAAACCAAGAAGATCAAACGATTGGAAAGTGACTGGCTGGAAAACTTTTAA
- a CDS encoding outer membrane beta-barrel family protein, producing MRNILSLFLFLSIIQTVYSQEYSAFGKVIRENGSPVSSAEVILSTKSDSVLVKATVTDDNGKFTLGNLPNGKYALRIQHKSTAAHNETLEINNESIDLGAITTYQNTILIDKIVIVKPLLEKKINKTIINVENSVYKVGQDTYRLLNISPEIQTDNIGNITFRGNESVTVYMDGRKIQLGGRELMDYLKSIPSESIKNIEISSVPSAEFDASTKGAIININTKSNYKYGLSGTVYNELQQHRHFQWNAGMMLVYRKKKIITQANYTYGTGRGFVDNNDRQTFFNRPIQLNQHEDYKEKIGAHNLSAGLDYNINEKNVIGANYILSYWSGTTTGVSTNSIKNTSDFNVDSIYVTKNEKPLTLRNQTFNTFYRYKIDSLGSKIDAGYNFISYNNHQESYLDNNFFDKNNQIMRPGTYLSIKNPLKINIHTFNLDYNKVFKNELTAQLGSKYVISKTNNSIQFFDSLNQVFNPILSNDFVYDEKLLAFYSSINKKWGKWGMNLGLRVENTNYNANSITTSESFSQNRWDLFPSVFVEYKPSDDNTLNFSYGRRITRPPYKLLNPFENIEDPFFISKGNPFLKPYFSNSFELNYLLNKKHNFTLLYQRSTDVINNIFVTNVNSQTISTYDNINDEEMYLASFSTFFDIYKWWNFNAYANVVYRRIKVNNAHPQSYEKATPYIRINNTFKIKDDFFIEINGSYFARSFYSVYDLAPQAVVNMSFRKSFFKNKLNVNLSFNDPFNIKRIRVNVNETDFNRQIENRLAIRSVSLRLSYNFSKGKKNTNREQIQSTNSNEVNRINQ from the coding sequence ATGAGAAATATTCTGTCTCTATTTTTATTTCTTAGTATCATTCAGACTGTATATTCTCAGGAATATTCAGCTTTCGGCAAAGTAATAAGAGAAAACGGTTCTCCAGTATCATCTGCAGAAGTTATTCTTAGTACAAAATCAGATTCCGTACTTGTAAAAGCAACGGTTACCGATGATAACGGGAAATTTACTCTTGGAAATCTTCCAAATGGAAAGTATGCTTTAAGGATTCAGCATAAAAGTACCGCTGCACATAATGAGACTTTGGAAATTAATAATGAATCTATAGATCTTGGAGCCATTACAACCTATCAGAATACAATACTGATAGACAAAATTGTGATTGTAAAACCGCTTCTGGAAAAGAAAATTAATAAGACCATTATTAATGTAGAAAATAGTGTTTATAAAGTTGGGCAGGATACCTATCGGCTATTAAATATTTCCCCTGAAATTCAAACAGATAATATCGGAAATATAACATTCAGGGGAAATGAATCTGTGACGGTTTATATGGATGGAAGAAAAATACAATTAGGTGGAAGAGAATTGATGGATTATCTAAAATCCATACCTTCAGAATCCATTAAAAATATTGAAATCAGCTCAGTTCCTTCGGCTGAATTCGATGCGTCCACTAAAGGAGCCATTATTAATATCAATACAAAAAGCAATTATAAATACGGGTTGAGCGGTACAGTATATAATGAGCTGCAACAGCACAGACATTTTCAGTGGAACGCTGGAATGATGCTGGTTTATCGAAAGAAAAAAATCATTACACAAGCTAACTATACCTATGGAACCGGGAGGGGATTTGTGGATAATAATGATAGACAGACTTTTTTTAATAGACCAATTCAGCTCAATCAGCACGAAGATTATAAAGAAAAAATAGGAGCCCATAACCTTAGTGCAGGACTGGATTATAATATTAATGAAAAAAATGTTATAGGAGCCAATTACATTTTAAGCTATTGGAGTGGAACAACAACAGGAGTGTCTACAAACTCAATCAAGAATACATCAGATTTTAATGTAGATTCTATTTATGTGACAAAGAATGAGAAACCTTTAACGCTGAGAAATCAAACATTTAACACATTCTACAGATATAAAATAGACTCGTTGGGAAGTAAAATAGACGCGGGATACAATTTCATCAGTTACAATAATCATCAGGAATCCTATCTGGACAATAATTTTTTTGATAAAAATAATCAGATTATGAGACCAGGTACCTATTTATCTATAAAAAACCCTTTAAAAATAAACATTCACACCTTCAATCTTGATTATAATAAAGTTTTTAAAAATGAATTGACAGCACAGCTGGGATCAAAATATGTAATTTCTAAAACCAATAACAGTATACAGTTTTTTGATAGCCTGAATCAAGTGTTTAACCCCATACTTTCAAATGATTTTGTTTATGATGAAAAGCTTTTGGCTTTCTATTCAAGTATAAATAAAAAGTGGGGCAAGTGGGGAATGAATTTGGGCTTAAGAGTAGAAAATACAAACTATAATGCCAATTCAATAACCACTTCAGAATCGTTCTCTCAAAATAGATGGGATCTCTTTCCTTCCGTTTTTGTGGAATATAAACCCTCAGATGATAATACTCTGAATTTCTCCTATGGAAGAAGAATTACCAGACCTCCTTACAAACTGCTGAATCCCTTTGAAAATATTGAAGATCCGTTTTTTATATCAAAAGGGAATCCTTTCCTAAAACCCTATTTCTCTAATAGTTTTGAACTGAATTATCTGCTTAATAAAAAGCATAATTTCACATTGCTTTATCAAAGGAGTACGGATGTAATTAATAATATTTTTGTAACGAATGTCAATTCGCAAACTATTTCTACTTATGATAACATTAATGATGAAGAAATGTATTTGGCATCCTTCAGTACTTTTTTTGATATTTATAAATGGTGGAATTTTAATGCCTATGCGAATGTTGTCTATAGAAGAATCAAAGTGAACAATGCTCATCCCCAATCTTATGAAAAAGCAACACCTTATATCAGAATCAATAATACATTCAAAATTAAGGATGATTTTTTTATAGAAATTAATGGAAGCTATTTTGCAAGATCTTTCTATAGTGTTTACGATCTTGCCCCGCAGGCTGTGGTCAATATGTCATTCAGGAAATCCTTTTTTAAAAATAAGCTGAATGTCAATTTAAGTTTTAATGATCCGTTTAATATTAAGCGTATCAGAGTTAATGTAAATGAAACAGATTTCAACAGACAAATTGAAAATAGATTAGCAATAAGAAGTGTCTCTTTGAGGCTGTCTTATAACTTTTCAAAAGGAAAGAAAAATACAAACAGAGAGCAGATACAATCTACAAATAGCAATGAAGTCAACCGAATCAATCAATAA
- a CDS encoding S8 family serine peptidase: protein MTIGIIDTGCDRNHKRFVDLEIEGLTIYKNANNEIITVKDRFSDNKGHGTGITSIIHKNSPLSKIIVVKIESFDHSLSEDLLVEAIEYLTNHTDAKILNISMGVNTNNPSVQLKEACQFAFDKGVIVVASAYYKHDSLCFPANFKSVFAVGSGIVKSKESFRFLGQDSFVNILAKGGFQRVAVPQNKYQFSTGTSLATAHFTAILADAYEKGEWKTRDELNNWISGNSDNNTISLTKHDQLRVDHENISAKEERTFQEVFTLDKSVENFAIFPFEEKEMKTLIEFREHLNSNLTLAIGSPRSIKLDNTMELLQEKGINFITKALNPEHFDLFDTIVIGYFLDKLSDSNSFFGFTLIKECIKRNKNFIVWDKAVYDIINQVINDDEHAYTGKLFLTSFDNDKKDFLYRNVDYVALKRPSICVVGTNSRQGKFTTQMIIRKVLEKEGYKVSHISTEPQGILLNSSCVFPIGHNGTVSVDLREWNKSLRLLSQSIELNEEPDIIITGSQGGILPLHPVNDSLPPEKLIYVKSFYPDAIVCTISPSDSIDVIQRTVNTIKSFVETEVLFFVLTPWQYKFHHGYKTIVSFDKIDEEEYNEKLIYFTEKLGKKVINIKDENHHNIIVDEIVNFFAKEKEEVM from the coding sequence ATGACAATAGGAATTATTGATACAGGGTGCGATAGAAATCATAAGCGCTTTGTTGATTTAGAAATAGAGGGACTCACCATTTATAAAAATGCCAATAATGAAATTATTACGGTAAAAGACAGATTTTCAGACAATAAAGGACATGGGACAGGGATTACATCTATTATCCACAAAAATTCTCCCCTGTCCAAAATCATTGTTGTAAAAATTGAATCATTTGATCATTCATTGTCAGAAGATTTATTGGTTGAAGCTATTGAATATTTAACAAATCATACTGATGCTAAAATTTTGAATATTAGCATGGGAGTCAATACAAATAATCCTTCCGTACAATTAAAAGAAGCCTGTCAGTTTGCTTTTGATAAAGGGGTAATTGTAGTTGCTTCAGCATATTATAAACATGATAGCCTGTGTTTTCCGGCAAATTTTAAATCAGTATTTGCAGTAGGCTCCGGAATTGTAAAAAGTAAAGAAAGCTTTAGATTTTTGGGACAGGATTCTTTTGTTAATATTCTTGCAAAAGGAGGTTTTCAAAGAGTTGCCGTACCACAGAATAAATATCAGTTTAGTACCGGGACAAGTTTAGCCACAGCACATTTTACAGCGATATTGGCTGATGCTTACGAAAAAGGAGAATGGAAAACCAGAGACGAACTGAATAATTGGATATCCGGAAATTCTGATAATAATACGATAAGTCTTACAAAACATGATCAGCTAAGAGTAGATCATGAAAATATATCCGCAAAAGAAGAACGCACTTTTCAAGAAGTTTTTACCCTTGACAAGTCAGTTGAAAATTTTGCAATTTTTCCTTTCGAAGAGAAAGAAATGAAGACGTTAATTGAGTTTAGAGAACATTTAAATTCAAACTTAACTTTAGCAATCGGTTCTCCAAGAAGTATCAAATTAGATAACACCATGGAGCTCTTACAGGAAAAGGGTATTAATTTTATTACAAAGGCCTTAAACCCTGAACACTTTGATCTTTTTGACACCATTGTAATTGGGTATTTTCTTGATAAATTATCTGATTCCAACTCCTTCTTTGGTTTTACTCTGATCAAAGAATGTATCAAAAGAAATAAGAATTTTATTGTGTGGGATAAAGCTGTATATGATATTATTAATCAGGTTATCAATGATGATGAGCATGCCTATACTGGGAAATTGTTTTTAACCTCTTTTGATAATGATAAAAAAGATTTCCTCTATAGAAATGTTGATTATGTTGCGTTGAAGAGACCTTCTATCTGTGTTGTAGGAACAAACAGTAGACAGGGAAAATTTACAACACAGATGATCATAAGAAAAGTATTGGAAAAAGAAGGATACAAAGTATCACACATCTCTACCGAACCTCAGGGGATTCTTCTCAATTCTTCCTGTGTTTTTCCAATAGGGCATAATGGAACCGTATCAGTAGATCTTAGAGAATGGAATAAATCATTAAGGCTTTTAAGCCAAAGCATAGAATTAAACGAAGAACCTGACATCATTATTACAGGAAGTCAGGGAGGGATACTTCCATTACATCCTGTTAATGACTCGTTGCCTCCTGAAAAATTAATTTATGTAAAATCATTTTATCCTGATGCTATTGTATGTACAATTAGTCCCAGTGACTCCATTGATGTGATACAGAGAACGGTAAATACCATAAAATCATTTGTTGAAACAGAAGTATTGTTTTTTGTGCTGACACCTTGGCAGTATAAATTCCATCATGGATATAAAACCATCGTATCTTTTGATAAGATAGATGAAGAGGAATATAATGAAAAGCTCATTTATTTTACCGAAAAATTGGGTAAGAAAGTCATTAATATTAAAGATGAAAACCATCACAACATCATTGTAGATGAGATTGTAAATTTCTTTGCAAAAGAAAAAGAAGAAGTAATGTAG
- a CDS encoding radical SAM/SPASM domain-containing protein, with product MSLIKNNPFNILVPVEEREEFLLYNTLTGGLDVLTYNDGIQLSGIAMMKHADSENYSQDFINDLSEKEYLIDSDFDVLNLLEKNVNDTQFKNAGVINLTIGTTITCNMGCSYCFEFIKPNHTLKDDKVKKGIVDYISQIVTNSGKKVHTLSVTWYGGEPLINVKAIEDLSVDLRNLAQTFNLKYDANVITNGIYLNKKNADMLIRSGVKTAQITIDGARDVHDRKRPLKQTKGENYFKILRNIAEIDSKELSFTIRLNIDKEVAESIPTLLDDFYEYGIWPQKNTQIHFDPAWLRSYEEIDLSEEEGNKRMSVDEYFEFKQNFRLELISRYNDWASELNRKTAKLKWDLPMYQSTCATWASPISLVIDPNGYVHKCWETIHDDSKAPTNVFEPYNPDRFQKYSAFNRYTHSDVCRNCSYLPICDKISCSYEAIKKAVPECTPWKYKLENYLKTQYLRMSEQPETITAPQRTDSFNSGHSNK from the coding sequence ATGTCACTAATTAAAAATAACCCTTTTAATATCCTGGTGCCTGTTGAGGAAAGAGAAGAGTTTTTGCTATATAATACTCTTACGGGCGGCCTGGATGTACTTACTTATAATGATGGCATTCAACTGAGTGGCATAGCAATGATGAAACATGCGGATTCTGAAAATTATTCTCAGGATTTTATTAATGACCTGTCTGAAAAAGAATATTTGATAGACAGTGATTTTGATGTTTTAAATTTATTGGAAAAAAATGTAAATGATACCCAGTTTAAAAATGCAGGAGTCATCAATCTTACCATTGGTACTACTATCACCTGTAATATGGGATGTTCTTACTGTTTTGAATTTATAAAACCCAATCATACCCTTAAGGATGACAAGGTTAAAAAAGGAATCGTAGACTACATTAGTCAGATAGTTACCAATTCTGGAAAAAAAGTTCATACCCTTTCTGTAACCTGGTACGGAGGTGAGCCTTTGATTAATGTGAAAGCCATAGAAGATTTGTCTGTAGATTTAAGAAATCTGGCACAGACTTTTAACCTAAAGTATGACGCAAATGTTATTACCAATGGCATATATCTGAATAAAAAAAATGCGGATATGCTTATCAGAAGTGGTGTGAAAACAGCTCAGATAACGATAGACGGAGCTAGAGACGTTCATGATAGAAAAAGACCTTTAAAACAGACAAAAGGAGAAAATTATTTTAAAATACTGCGAAATATTGCAGAAATAGACAGCAAAGAGCTAAGCTTTACCATTAGGCTCAATATTGATAAGGAGGTGGCAGAGAGTATTCCTACTCTTCTTGATGACTTTTATGAATATGGAATATGGCCCCAGAAAAATACCCAGATTCATTTTGATCCGGCATGGTTAAGATCTTATGAAGAAATAGATCTGTCCGAAGAAGAAGGAAACAAGCGAATGAGTGTGGATGAATATTTTGAATTTAAACAAAATTTCAGACTTGAATTAATCAGCAGATATAATGACTGGGCTTCAGAATTAAACAGAAAGACTGCAAAGCTAAAATGGGATTTACCAATGTATCAGTCTACTTGTGCTACATGGGCATCACCTATCAGCCTAGTTATAGATCCTAACGGCTATGTACACAAATGCTGGGAAACTATTCATGATGATTCCAAAGCACCTACAAATGTCTTTGAACCTTATAACCCTGACAGATTTCAGAAATATTCTGCTTTTAATAGATATACCCACAGCGATGTATGCAGAAACTGCAGCTATCTTCCAATTTGTGATAAGATTTCATGTTCATATGAAGCCATAAAAAAAGCAGTACCAGAATGTACACCATGGAAATATAAGTTGGAGAACTATCTAAAAACACAATACCTGAGAATGTCTGAACAACCGGAAACGATAACGGCGCCACAGAGAACAGATTCCTTTAATTCCGGACATTCTAATAAATAA